In a genomic window of Deinococcus aestuarii:
- a CDS encoding homoserine O-acetyltransferase family protein: MFSALVHARPGWHVTALTHPPLPARPPAPAEVTSGRRTARLFQGEPLLLDCGRPVLDVRVAYHTYGTPGDHAVLVLHALTGTSAVHEWWPDFLGEGRPLDPERDYVICANVLGGCAGSSGPGELSGGGADVPLSLRDLARAGRALLEHLGVRRVTVVGASMGGMLAYAWLLECPDLVERAVIVGAPARHSPWAVGLNTAARSAIRAAPGGEGLKVARMVAMLSYRSPQSLALTQSGESPRRPGTPAITTYLEHHGEKLCARFCERTYVALTGAMDHFQPTDAELRAIRAPVLVVGISSDVLYPPAEVRAYADLLPNGEYWELDSPHGHDAFLMDPGELPERVRAFIAG; this comes from the coding sequence ATGTTTTCCGCCCTCGTCCACGCCCGCCCGGGGTGGCACGTGACGGCCCTGACGCACCCCCCGCTTCCTGCCCGGCCCCCGGCTCCCGCCGAGGTGACCTCCGGGCGGCGGACGGCGCGGCTCTTTCAGGGGGAGCCGCTGCTCCTCGACTGCGGGCGGCCCGTGCTGGACGTGCGGGTGGCGTATCACACCTACGGGACGCCGGGGGACCACGCGGTGCTCGTGCTGCACGCGCTGACGGGCACGAGTGCCGTGCACGAGTGGTGGCCGGACTTCCTGGGCGAGGGCCGCCCGCTCGATCCAGAGCGCGACTACGTGATCTGCGCGAACGTGCTGGGGGGCTGCGCTGGGAGCAGCGGGCCCGGGGAACTCTCGGGGGGCGGGGCGGACGTGCCCCTCAGCCTGCGCGACCTGGCGCGGGCGGGGCGGGCGCTGCTCGAGCACCTCGGGGTGCGGCGGGTGACGGTGGTGGGGGCCAGCATGGGCGGGATGCTCGCCTACGCCTGGCTGCTGGAATGCCCCGACCTCGTGGAGCGGGCGGTGATCGTCGGGGCGCCCGCGCGGCACTCGCCGTGGGCGGTCGGGCTGAACACGGCGGCGCGGAGCGCGATCCGGGCCGCCCCCGGCGGGGAGGGGCTCAAGGTCGCGCGCATGGTCGCCATGCTGAGCTACCGCAGCCCGCAAAGCCTCGCCCTCACGCAATCCGGCGAGAGCCCGCGCCGCCCCGGCACGCCCGCGATCACGACCTATCTGGAGCACCACGGCGAGAAGCTGTGCGCCCGCTTTTGCGAGCGGACCTACGTCGCCCTCACGGGGGCGATGGACCACTTCCAGCCGACTGATGCCGAGCTGCGGGCCATCCGTGCCCCCGTCCTCGTCGTGGGCATCTCCAGCGACGTGCTCTACCCGCCCGCCGAGGTGCGGGCCTACGCCGACCTGCTCCCGAACGGCGAGTACTGGGAGCTGGACAGCCCCCACGGGCACGACGCCTTCCTGATGGACCCGGGCGAGTTGCCGGAGCGGGTTCGGGCCTTCATCGCGGGCTGA
- a CDS encoding Fur family transcriptional regulator — MTATRSTRQRDVIARVLDGAEGPLAVGDVLARAQTDLPGLGVATVYRTLKLLTEQGRIHPVTLDGETRYEPAGRGHHHHFSCTGCGRVFTLHTCPVALPSGTVYPGGFVVETHEVTLYGRCPACASLA; from the coding sequence ATGACCGCGACCCGCAGCACCCGCCAGCGCGACGTGATCGCCCGCGTCCTCGACGGCGCGGAGGGCCCGCTCGCGGTGGGGGACGTGCTCGCGCGGGCGCAGACGGACCTGCCGGGGCTGGGCGTGGCGACCGTGTACCGCACCCTCAAGCTGCTCACCGAGCAGGGGCGCATCCACCCGGTCACGCTCGACGGCGAGACCCGCTACGAGCCCGCCGGGCGGGGACACCACCACCACTTCTCCTGCACGGGCTGCGGGCGTGTCTTCACCCTCCACACCTGCCCCGTCGCCCTGCCGAGCGGCACGGTGTACCCCGGCGGCTTCGTGGTGGAGACGCACGAGGTCACCCTCTACGGGCGCTGCCCCGCGTGCGCCTCCCTCGCCTGA
- a CDS encoding phage holin family protein: MQEERKSMGGALVDVFDAGVTLVKAEVRNLLGQVTAVVKAKGIGVVLLLASVGPLVLGLVFLILAVFYGLIRLGLGAWAAALLIALLGFALTGALIFLGLKRLSAQVPQEEGLRTRGGPMTEDEELEARYQAEQTARARGQTDQSDKTVVLGSPPQVTVRSAPGAAVTGTAAGATAAVTTVNLSTGESSSGTAGTGTGGAGAGYTGPVRRDPGSGGLAAGSPDTSDQRENVRSGGLPNTGTRGNAIQHEMEEDRQRGVVRPGVSTSGFTSGDAGVNASDRGEGIKTPLTEQAAVSQGTALRGTDAGEVRLPVYEATESGEPQVYGSGLNKKLDGSESHDAGAGGHGGHDQPDPNVRHPVVLKDAPGISVSTEPTFQDDMKKEGY, from the coding sequence ATGCAAGAAGAACGCAAGAGCATGGGGGGCGCACTCGTCGACGTGTTCGACGCGGGCGTCACGCTCGTGAAGGCAGAAGTCCGCAACCTGCTCGGACAGGTGACGGCGGTCGTCAAGGCCAAGGGAATCGGCGTGGTGCTGCTCCTCGCGTCGGTCGGCCCGCTCGTGCTGGGGTTGGTCTTCCTGATTCTCGCCGTCTTCTACGGCCTGATTCGTCTGGGCCTCGGCGCGTGGGCCGCCGCCCTGCTCATCGCCCTGCTGGGCTTCGCCCTGACCGGCGCCCTGATCTTCCTCGGCCTGAAGCGCCTGAGCGCCCAGGTTCCGCAGGAGGAGGGCCTGCGCACGCGCGGCGGCCCCATGACCGAGGACGAGGAGCTGGAAGCCCGTTACCAGGCCGAGCAGACCGCCCGGGCCCGGGGCCAGACGGATCAGAGCGACAAGACCGTGGTGCTTGGCAGCCCGCCCCAGGTGACCGTGCGCTCGGCACCCGGCGCGGCGGTGACGGGGACGGCGGCGGGAGCGACCGCGGCGGTCACGACGGTCAACCTGAGCACCGGGGAGAGCAGCTCGGGCACGGCGGGCACGGGCACGGGCGGCGCAGGGGCGGGGTACACCGGCCCGGTGCGGCGCGATCCGGGGAGCGGCGGGCTGGCGGCGGGGTCGCCCGACACGTCCGACCAGCGGGAGAACGTGCGCAGCGGCGGGTTGCCGAACACCGGCACGCGCGGCAACGCCATCCAGCACGAGATGGAGGAAGACCGCCAGCGCGGGGTCGTGCGGCCGGGCGTGAGCACCTCGGGCTTCACCTCGGGGGACGCCGGGGTCAACGCCAGCGACCGGGGCGAGGGGATCAAGACGCCCCTGACCGAGCAGGCGGCCGTCTCGCAGGGGACCGCGCTGCGCGGCACCGACGCGGGTGAGGTGCGGCTCCCCGTGTACGAGGCGACCGAGAGCGGCGAGCCGCAGGTCTACGGCAGCGGCCTGAACAAGAAGCTCGACGGCAGCGAGTCCCACGACGCGGGGGCGGGCGGCCACGGCGGGCACGACCAGCCCGACCCCAACGTCCGGCACCCGGTGGTCCTCAAGGACGCTCCCGGCATCAGCGTGAGCACCGAGCCCACGTTCCAGGACGACATGAAGAAGGAGGGGTACTGA
- a CDS encoding class I SAM-dependent methyltransferase yields the protein MNPMTSPRQSKETLNLAPGPVTPLLTAAQRSNLLSLTARGYPLWRSRSLTLLTGQPFGLAREAALFRTLCRPRPGERWLDAGTSAGFYAGVLARSGCRVLAADLSAPMLAEGARREPDPGIDWLLTNLEASGLPGAGFDGVAVGATLNETQDPARLLAELARLTRPGGQLWLMYVGRTGGPLQRALGRPALGGLTFPDPAWVARQLPGWTRTDGLRVGVVVFERYVRGGADPADPTRPPGGLVSNL from the coding sequence ATGAACCCCATGACGAGCCCGCGCCAGAGCAAAGAAACCCTGAACCTCGCGCCCGGGCCCGTAACGCCGCTCCTCACCGCCGCCCAGCGCAGCAATCTCTTGTCCCTCACGGCGCGCGGCTACCCGCTCTGGCGGTCGCGTTCCCTCACCCTGCTCACCGGGCAACCCTTCGGCCTGGCGCGCGAGGCGGCCCTCTTCCGCACCCTGTGCCGTCCCCGGCCCGGCGAGCGCTGGCTCGACGCGGGCACGAGCGCGGGCTTTTACGCCGGGGTGCTGGCGCGCTCGGGCTGCCGGGTCCTCGCCGCCGACCTCAGCGCCCCCATGCTCGCCGAGGGCGCCCGCCGTGAGCCTGACCCCGGCATCGACTGGCTGCTGACCAACCTGGAGGCGAGCGGCCTGCCGGGTGCGGGCTTTGACGGGGTAGCGGTGGGCGCCACCCTCAACGAGACGCAGGACCCGGCCCGCCTGCTCGCCGAACTCGCGCGCCTGACCCGCCCGGGGGGGCAACTGTGGCTGATGTACGTGGGCCGCACGGGGGGCCCCCTCCAGCGGGCGCTGGGCCGGCCCGCGCTGGGCGGCCTGACCTTCCCCGACCCCGCCTGGGTGGCCCGGCAGCTTCCGGGCTGGACCCGCACGGACGGCCTGCGGGTGGGCGTGGTGGTGTTCGAGCGGTACGTGAGGGGAGGCGCAGACCCCGCAGATCCCACGCGCCCGCCCGGCGGCCTTGTCAGTAATCTGTAA
- a CDS encoding phytoene/squalene synthase family protein: MTSAPAAPHPPPRLEEAVAHCREVTREHSKTFYLGSRLFPPRQREAVWAVYAACRDGDDAVDEWTGAQAERGLERWWDRVQGAFAGAPASHPIDTALAWAAVQHPIPLSAFAELHEGLRMDLGGFEYRDMDDLALYCRRVAGVVGFMIAPISGYSGGERTLHHALMLGQAMQLTNILRDVGEDLERGRVYLPASLLDEYGVSRATLERGLRSGVVTPEYRALITHLSGLAREWYEEGRRGIPCLHGSARLAVQAAARAYEGILDDLARGDYDNFRRRAHVSGTRKLLMLPQAWWELRGAAARA, translated from the coding sequence GTGACCTCTGCCCCCGCCGCCCCCCACCCCCCGCCCCGGCTGGAGGAGGCGGTCGCCCACTGCCGGGAGGTCACGCGCGAGCACAGCAAGACCTTTTACCTGGGCTCGCGGCTCTTTCCTCCTCGCCAGCGCGAGGCCGTCTGGGCCGTCTACGCCGCCTGCCGCGACGGCGACGACGCGGTGGACGAGTGGACGGGCGCCCAGGCCGAGCGGGGCCTGGAGCGCTGGTGGGACCGGGTGCAGGGGGCCTTTGCGGGGGCGCCCGCCTCCCACCCCATCGACACGGCCCTTGCCTGGGCCGCCGTCCAGCACCCCATCCCGCTCTCGGCCTTCGCGGAGCTGCACGAGGGGCTGCGGATGGACCTCGGCGGCTTCGAGTACCGCGACATGGACGACCTCGCGCTGTACTGCCGCCGGGTCGCCGGGGTCGTCGGCTTCATGATCGCGCCCATCAGCGGCTACAGCGGCGGCGAGCGGACCCTCCACCACGCACTGATGCTCGGCCAGGCGATGCAGCTCACCAATATCCTGCGCGACGTGGGCGAGGACCTGGAGCGCGGCCGGGTGTATCTCCCCGCCTCGCTGCTGGACGAGTACGGGGTCAGCCGGGCCACCCTGGAGCGCGGGCTGCGCTCCGGCGTCGTCACGCCCGAGTACCGCGCCCTGATCACCCACCTCTCCGGCCTCGCCCGCGAGTGGTACGAGGAGGGGAGACGGGGCATTCCCTGCCTGCACGGCAGCGCCCGCCTCGCCGTGCAGGCCGCCGCCCGGGCGTACGAGGGGATTTTGGACGACCTCGCGCGCGGCGACTACGACAACTTCCGCCGCCGGGCGCACGTCAGCGGCACCCGCAAGCTCTTGATGCTGCCCCAGGCGTGGTGGGAGTTGCGGGGGGCGGCGGCGCGGGCGTGA
- the crtI gene encoding phytoene desaturase family protein produces the protein MSHTKRKTALIIGSGFGGLSLGIRLQSLGFDTTILEKLDAPGGRAYQKRTPGGYVFDMGPTVITVPHFIEELFALERDRGMLAEPDYPEYVLTGERVREGESGGPRTREYVKLVPILPFYRIYFDDGTFFDYDGDPESTRRQIQALAPNDLAGYERFHADAEAIFKRGFLELGYTHFGDLPTMLRVVPDLLRLDAVRTLFSFTSRYFESPKLRQVFSFEPLLVGGNPLSVPAIYAMIHFVEKTWGIHYAMGGTGELVRAFVRKFGELGGHIRYGAEVEEILVTDDRGRPVRRPVGRRAARGVRLTNDEELHADLVVSNGDWANTYLKRVPPQARLVNTDLRVRAAKQSMSLLVVYFGFRDDGRPLDLRHHNIILGPRYEELLREIFGERVLGVDFSQYLHVPTLTDPSLAPPGHHAAYTLIPVPHNGSGLNWEVEGPRLVERVFEFLEERGYIPNLRARLTHREFITPDYFEGTLDAYLGNAFGPEPILAQSAYFRPHNRSEDVLNLYLVGAGAQPGGGTPSVMMSAKMTARLIAQDFGIHPEIRDGVPQGERADRTGPEAAGAAD, from the coding sequence ATGTCCCACACCAAACGCAAGACTGCACTCATCATCGGCTCGGGCTTCGGCGGGCTGAGCCTCGGCATCCGGCTGCAAAGCCTGGGGTTCGACACGACCATCCTGGAGAAGCTCGACGCGCCGGGCGGGCGGGCCTATCAGAAACGCACGCCGGGCGGGTACGTCTTCGACATGGGGCCGACCGTGATCACGGTGCCGCACTTCATCGAGGAGCTGTTCGCGCTGGAGCGTGACAGGGGAATGCTCGCCGAGCCCGACTACCCCGAATACGTGCTGACCGGCGAGCGGGTCCGTGAGGGCGAGAGCGGCGGGCCGCGCACGCGGGAGTACGTCAAGCTCGTGCCGATCTTGCCCTTCTACCGCATCTACTTCGACGACGGCACCTTCTTCGACTACGACGGCGACCCCGAGTCCACCCGGCGCCAGATTCAGGCCCTCGCCCCGAACGATCTCGCTGGGTATGAACGTTTCCACGCCGACGCGGAGGCCATCTTCAAACGCGGTTTCCTCGAACTCGGCTACACGCACTTCGGGGACCTGCCCACGATGCTGCGGGTGGTGCCCGACCTGCTCAGGCTCGACGCGGTGCGCACGCTCTTTTCCTTCACCAGCCGTTATTTCGAGTCGCCGAAACTGCGGCAGGTCTTCTCCTTCGAGCCGCTGCTGGTGGGCGGCAATCCGCTGAGCGTGCCCGCGATCTACGCGATGATCCACTTCGTCGAGAAGACGTGGGGCATCCACTACGCGATGGGCGGCACGGGTGAACTCGTGCGGGCCTTCGTCCGGAAGTTCGGGGAACTCGGCGGGCACATCCGTTACGGGGCGGAGGTGGAGGAGATTCTGGTCACCGACGACCGGGGCCGTCCCGTCCGCCGCCCGGTCGGCAGGCGGGCCGCGCGGGGCGTGCGGCTGACGAACGACGAGGAGTTGCACGCCGACCTCGTGGTGAGCAACGGCGACTGGGCCAACACTTACCTGAAGAGGGTCCCCCCGCAGGCGCGGCTCGTGAACACCGACCTGCGCGTGCGGGCCGCCAAACAGAGCATGAGCCTCCTTGTCGTCTACTTCGGCTTCCGCGACGACGGGCGTCCCCTCGACCTGCGGCACCACAACATCATCCTGGGGCCGCGCTACGAGGAACTCCTCCGGGAAATCTTCGGCGAGCGCGTCCTCGGCGTGGACTTCAGCCAGTATCTCCACGTGCCGACGCTGACCGACCCGTCCCTGGCTCCCCCCGGCCACCACGCCGCCTACACGCTGATCCCGGTCCCGCACAACGGCAGCGGCCTGAACTGGGAGGTCGAGGGGCCCAGGCTCGTCGAGCGCGTCTTCGAGTTTCTGGAGGAGCGCGGATACATCCCCAACCTGCGGGCCCGCCTGACCCACCGCGAGTTCATCACGCCGGACTACTTCGAGGGCACGCTCGACGCCTACCTGGGGAACGCCTTCGGGCCCGAGCCGATCCTCGCCCAGAGCGCCTACTTCCGGCCCCACAACCGCTCCGAGGACGTGCTAAACCTCTACCTTGTCGGCGCGGGGGCGCAACCCGGCGGCGGCACCCCCAGCGTGATGATGAGCGCGAAGATGACGGCGCGGCTGATCGCGCAGGACTTCGGCATCCACCCGGAGATCAGGGATGGGGTGCCGCAAGGGGAGAGGGCGGACCGGACGGGACCGGAGGCGGCGGGCGCGGCGGACTGA
- a CDS encoding NAD-dependent succinate-semialdehyde dehydrogenase — protein sequence MTTLLGDPVTRTRAYFDGEWRAAPRTFEVFYPGTLESIGAVADCTADDARRAIDAAEVALKEWRKVGPYQRGQILRKWHDLMFEHKEELARLMTLEMGKPISETRGEVHYAASFIEWCSEEAGRISGERISMRMGNKRGFTASEPVGIVYAVTPWNFPAGMITRKAAPALAAGCVMILKPAEQSPMTALYLAELWLEAGGPADTFQVLPTNDAAALTAPFMEDERVRKLTFTGSTAVGRLLYTQAAKTIKRVSLELGGHAPFLIFADADLERAAREVVGSKFRNAGQTCISTNRVYVQREVADEFTRILTEKTARLRLGDPLQDDTGVGPVVEQAGLDKVRAHVEDALSRGARATVGGRVEEGLYFQPTVLTDVAPDSLILREETFGPVAPVVVFDTEEEGLRLANDSEYGLAAYAYTRDLSRAWRVAEALEYGIVGINDGVPSAGAPHVPFGGMKNSGVGREGGHWGLDEYLETKFISMGV from the coding sequence ATGACTACCCTTCTTGGCGATCCCGTCACCCGCACCCGCGCCTACTTCGACGGCGAGTGGCGCGCGGCCCCCCGCACCTTCGAGGTCTTCTACCCCGGCACCCTGGAGAGCATCGGCGCGGTGGCCGACTGCACCGCCGACGACGCCCGCCGCGCCATCGACGCCGCCGAGGTCGCGCTGAAGGAGTGGCGGAAGGTGGGTCCCTACCAGCGCGGCCAGATTCTCCGCAAGTGGCACGACCTGATGTTCGAGCACAAGGAGGAACTCGCCCGCCTGATGACGCTGGAGATGGGCAAGCCGATCAGCGAGACGCGCGGCGAGGTGCATTACGCGGCGAGCTTCATCGAGTGGTGCTCGGAGGAGGCCGGGCGCATCAGCGGCGAGCGGATTTCCATGCGGATGGGGAACAAGCGCGGCTTCACGGCCTCCGAGCCCGTGGGCATCGTGTACGCGGTGACGCCCTGGAACTTCCCGGCGGGGATGATCACCCGCAAGGCCGCCCCTGCGCTCGCCGCCGGGTGCGTGATGATCCTCAAGCCCGCCGAGCAGAGCCCCATGACGGCCCTCTACCTCGCCGAGCTGTGGCTGGAGGCGGGCGGCCCGGCGGACACCTTCCAGGTCCTCCCCACGAATGACGCCGCCGCCCTCACCGCCCCCTTCATGGAGGACGAGCGGGTGCGCAAGCTCACCTTCACGGGCTCCACGGCGGTCGGCCGGCTGCTGTACACCCAGGCGGCGAAGACCATCAAGCGCGTGTCCCTCGAGCTCGGCGGGCACGCGCCCTTCCTGATCTTCGCGGACGCCGACCTGGAGCGAGCCGCCCGCGAGGTCGTCGGCTCCAAGTTCCGCAACGCCGGGCAGACCTGCATCAGCACCAACCGGGTCTACGTGCAGCGCGAGGTCGCCGACGAATTCACCCGCATCCTCACCGAGAAGACCGCCCGGCTGAGGCTCGGCGATCCGTTGCAAGACGACACGGGCGTGGGCCCGGTGGTCGAGCAGGCGGGGCTCGACAAGGTGCGTGCCCACGTCGAGGACGCCCTGAGCCGGGGAGCGCGGGCCACGGTGGGCGGCCGCGTGGAGGAGGGCCTGTACTTCCAACCCACCGTCCTGACCGACGTGGCCCCGGACAGCCTGATCCTGCGCGAGGAGACCTTCGGCCCGGTGGCCCCCGTGGTGGTCTTCGACACCGAGGAGGAGGGGCTGCGCCTGGCGAACGACTCCGAATACGGCCTCGCCGCCTACGCCTACACCCGCGACCTCTCCCGCGCGTGGCGCGTGGCCGAGGCGCTGGAATACGGCATCGTCGGCATCAACGACGGGGTGCCGAGCGCCGGGGCCCCCCACGTCCCCTTCGGCGGGATGAAAAACAGCGGCGTGGGCCGCGAGGGCGGGCACTGGGGGCTCGACGAGTACCTGGAGACGAAGTTCATCAGCATGGGGGTGTAG
- a CDS encoding alpha/beta hydrolase, whose product MHNMSWEPSAWESGAPVRGYLWPAPEPRAAVLLTHGFGEYAGRYVEKYHRLIPALVGAGLNVYACDLRGHGSSDGRRAVVDAHTLVEDHLLAREALRTGGLPLFTFGHSLGGLITAASVARDPRGLSGVILSSPALLIGEDQPAWMKALAPVIARVAPNTPVTALGSEGLSRLADEVSAYGSDTGIYQGKVPALTAASMLRLSTALWPLYARWRLPTLAVHGTADRITDVNGTRRFINAIASEDKTLRLVEGGYHELLNDEPREEVLGWIVEWLGERSRQP is encoded by the coding sequence ATGCACAACATGAGCTGGGAGCCTTCCGCCTGGGAGTCGGGTGCGCCCGTCCGGGGGTACCTGTGGCCCGCCCCGGAGCCGCGCGCCGCCGTTCTCCTGACCCACGGGTTCGGGGAGTACGCGGGCCGCTACGTGGAGAAGTACCACCGCCTGATCCCGGCGCTCGTCGGCGCGGGGCTGAACGTGTACGCCTGCGACCTGCGCGGGCATGGCAGCTCGGACGGGCGGCGGGCGGTCGTGGACGCTCATACGCTCGTCGAGGACCACCTGCTCGCGCGGGAGGCGCTGCGGACGGGGGGGCTGCCCCTCTTCACCTTCGGGCACTCGCTGGGCGGGCTGATCACGGCGGCGAGCGTGGCGCGCGATCCACGGGGCCTGAGCGGCGTGATCCTGAGCAGCCCGGCCTTACTCATCGGCGAGGACCAGCCCGCGTGGATGAAGGCGCTCGCCCCGGTGATCGCCCGCGTGGCCCCGAACACGCCCGTCACCGCGCTGGGGAGCGAGGGCCTGTCGCGCCTCGCCGACGAGGTGAGCGCCTATGGATCGGACACGGGCATCTACCAGGGCAAGGTTCCGGCCCTCACCGCCGCCTCCATGCTGCGGCTGAGCACGGCCCTCTGGCCGCTGTACGCCCGCTGGCGGCTGCCCACCCTCGCCGTCCACGGCACCGCCGACCGCATCACCGACGTGAACGGCACCCGCCGTTTTATCAACGCCATCGCCTCTGAGGACAAGACCCTGCGCCTCGTCGAGGGCGGCTACCACGAGCTGCTCAACGACGAGCCGCGCGAGGAGGTGCTGGGCTGGATCGTGGAGTGGCTGGGGGAGAGAAGCCGTCAGCCCTGA
- a CDS encoding OsmC family protein, whose product MADIARKANAQWSGDVMKGQGTVSTGSGVLQETQYSFKTRFENGVGTNPEELLAASHAGCFTMQLSALLTQAGHAPEELHTDATCEMVREGAGFKVSTMRLKVSGRVSGMDQAGFEGMVAQAAQVCPISQVMKGNVEITHEAMLEQPVGS is encoded by the coding sequence ATGGCAGACATTGCACGCAAGGCGAACGCCCAGTGGTCCGGCGACGTGATGAAGGGACAGGGCACCGTCAGCACCGGCTCGGGCGTGTTGCAGGAGACCCAGTACTCCTTCAAGACCCGTTTCGAGAACGGCGTCGGCACCAACCCCGAGGAACTGCTCGCCGCCTCGCACGCGGGCTGCTTCACGATGCAGCTCTCGGCGCTGTTGACCCAGGCGGGCCACGCCCCCGAGGAGTTGCACACCGACGCCACCTGCGAGATGGTGCGCGAGGGCGCGGGCTTCAAGGTCAGCACCATGCGGCTCAAGGTCAGCGGGCGGGTCAGCGGCATGGATCAGGCGGGGTTCGAGGGGATGGTCGCCCAGGCCGCCCAGGTGTGCCCTATCAGCCAGGTCATGAAGGGCAACGTGGAGATCACCCACGAGGCGATGCTGGAGCAGCCGGTGGGCTCGTAA
- a CDS encoding AAA family ATPase produces the protein MAPTVCHLVGPPGSGKRTVGLHLAALTGAVLLDNHLFNDAVFKPYGADGVRPIPAEIHALAAQVRTLGLEAARLAPRDVSQIFTSYLTRRPSGPAALQRVRDLAARRGAVYVPVWLECPEEELARRLPLPERRERAKMRDPEGLHALLRESGILPPPPDAIRIDTSALAPADAALLIASHAGALF, from the coding sequence ATGGCTCCCACCGTCTGTCACCTCGTCGGTCCTCCCGGCAGCGGGAAGAGGACCGTCGGCCTTCACCTGGCCGCCCTGACGGGCGCGGTACTGCTGGACAACCACCTGTTCAACGACGCCGTGTTCAAACCCTACGGGGCAGATGGGGTGCGGCCCATCCCAGCCGAGATTCACGCCCTGGCCGCCCAGGTGCGGACCCTGGGCCTGGAGGCCGCCCGGCTCGCCCCCCGGGACGTGAGCCAGATCTTCACGAGTTACCTCACCCGCCGCCCTTCCGGCCCCGCCGCGTTGCAACGGGTGCGTGACCTCGCGGCGCGGCGGGGGGCGGTGTACGTTCCCGTGTGGCTGGAATGCCCCGAGGAAGAATTGGCGCGTCGGCTGCCCCTTCCCGAGCGTCGGGAGCGGGCGAAGATGCGCGACCCTGAAGGGCTCCACGCTCTTCTCCGGGAGTCCGGCATCCTCCCGCCCCCACCCGACGCCATCCGTATCGACACGTCGGCACTCGCCCCGGCGGACGCGGCCCTCTTGATCGCGTCGCACGCCGGGGCGCTGTTCTAG
- a CDS encoding winged helix-turn-helix transcriptional regulator, with protein sequence MGTAHTGFCPVYRAIGVLQEKWVLHIVRALLDGEKGFNELARAVGGCNSATLTQRLEHLESLGLIGKRTEETQGKLARSVYTLTPAGRELQGVIDAIGTWGRAHLSQEETETDCAPARSA encoded by the coding sequence ATGGGCACCGCACACACTGGTTTTTGTCCGGTCTACCGGGCCATCGGCGTGTTGCAGGAGAAGTGGGTGCTGCACATCGTCCGGGCGCTGCTGGACGGCGAGAAGGGGTTCAACGAACTCGCCCGCGCCGTCGGCGGCTGCAACAGCGCCACCCTCACGCAACGCCTGGAACACCTGGAAAGCCTCGGGCTGATCGGCAAGCGCACCGAGGAAACACAGGGCAAGCTCGCCCGCAGCGTCTACACCCTCACCCCCGCCGGGCGCGAGCTTCAGGGCGTGATCGACGCCATCGGCACCTGGGGCCGGGCGCACCTCTCGCAGGAGGAGACCGAGACCGACTGCGCCCCCGCACGTTCGGCGTGA
- a CDS encoding nitroreductase family protein: protein MTVTQTRPLSATEAIETRRSIRTFVQEPLDQNDLREILRLASLAPSAWNAQTWRFAVVQDPQLKERLQEAAYGQKQITNAPAVIVVYSDMEDTLQTVEETAHPGMGEQGRTGQRQTFDRVFGAQEEAQRGQWGLAQANIAFGFLMIAARGLGYDTVPMLGFDPAKVREILGLPAHVQFAGLLPVGKRAEEGFPHHRHSVDRIAKFY, encoded by the coding sequence ATGACGGTTACGCAGACCCGCCCCCTGAGCGCCACCGAAGCCATCGAGACCCGGCGCAGCATCCGCACCTTCGTGCAAGAACCCCTTGACCAGAACGACCTGCGCGAGATCCTGCGCCTGGCGAGCCTCGCCCCGAGTGCCTGGAACGCCCAGACCTGGAGATTTGCGGTCGTGCAGGACCCGCAGCTCAAGGAACGGCTTCAGGAGGCCGCCTACGGCCAGAAGCAGATCACGAACGCCCCCGCCGTGATCGTGGTGTACAGCGATATGGAGGACACCCTCCAGACCGTCGAGGAGACCGCCCACCCCGGCATGGGCGAGCAGGGCCGCACCGGCCAGCGCCAGACCTTCGACCGCGTGTTCGGCGCGCAGGAGGAGGCCCAGCGCGGGCAGTGGGGGCTGGCGCAGGCGAACATCGCCTTCGGCTTCCTGATGATCGCCGCCCGCGGCCTGGGCTACGACACGGTGCCCATGCTCGGCTTCGATCCCGCGAAGGTGCGCGAGATTCTGGGTCTGCCCGCGCACGTGCAGTTCGCCGGGCTGCTGCCGGTCGGCAAGCGCGCCGAGGAAGGCTTCCCCCACCACCGCCACAGCGTGGACCGCATCGCCAAGTTCTACTGA